TGGCATCCCATTGGGGACCAAACAGCTTGCCGATGCTTAGAAAGAGGATGACCCAGAATAAAGCGCCGCTGTAAGCATATAAGACAAATTTACGGAAAGAAAGAACAATAATTCCGGCAAAATAACCGGTAAAATGCCTGACACCGGGGATGAAATATCCAAGGAAAATAAGCCAGTATCCATATCGTTGAAACCATTTTTGTGTTTTCTGAAGCTTGTCCGGCGATAACAAAACCCATTTACCATATTTCTGAATAAAGGGGAGTCCAGCCCACTTTCCGATAAAGTAGGTAATAGTCATACCGATGGTCGTGCCCAAAAAAGCTAGCAGCATCAGTTTACCGAAATCCAGGGTACCGGCATAGGAGAGATATCCCGCATAAGCCATGGTGGTTTCCCCGGGAAATGGTAAAGCAATAAACTCAAGCAGCAAGCCGAAAAAAAGGACGCCGTAGCCGTATTCTTCGAACAATTGCGCGATCCACTTCAGCACATCCATCGTTTACACTCCTACGAACAGATTGAGTATTTTAGAATCAATTCATTTTAACAATCTTTTCATGCCCACTCAACTCCGGTTGATTTCTTGACGTCTTGTTTTATCGTTGCGTATAATGAAACGAACAATTGAGGGAGGCACGGTAATGAATAAGCCTAATGAAATCGTTGTAGTTCTTGATTTTGGAGGACAATACAACCAGTTAATCGCAAGAAGAATTCGGGATCTCGGCGTATATAGCGAGCTCCTTCCATACAATACGCCTGCGGAGAAGCTGAGAGAGCTGGCGCCAAAAGGGATTGTTTTCTCAGGCGGACCTTCCAGCGTATATACAGACAATGCTCCTCAGGTGGATCGGGCAATTTATGACCTGGGCATTCCTATCTTTGGTATTTGTTATGGCATGCAGCTGATGGCTCACCAACTGGATGGTAAGGTAGAACGTGCGGGCAAGCGTGAGTATGGCAAAGCAGACGTGCAATTCAATCAGGATGCCCGCTTGGCTAAAGGACTGGATTCTCGTCAAACCGTATGGATGAGCCATGGGGATCACGTAACAGATCTGCCAACCGGCTTTACACTGGATGCAGGAACAGAGAGTGCGCCGATTGCCGCGATGAGTAACCTGGAGCGGAATCTGTATGCGGTGCAATTCCATCCAGAGGTACGTCATTCCGTTCAAGGTAACGAGATGATCAGCAACTTCCTATATGAAGTGTGCGGTTGTGAAGGCAACTGGACGATGGAGTCGTTCATTGAAGATCAGATTCGCGAGATTCGTCAACAGGTAGGCGACAAAAAAGTATTGTGTGCTTTAAGTGGTGGCGTGGATTCTTCCGTTGTAGCGATGCTTATTCACAAAGCGATCGGTGACCAACTGACGTGTATGTTCATAGACCATGGATTGCTGCGCAAAGGTGAAGCCGAAAGTGTAATGGAGACGTTCGTTGGTAAATTTGATATGAAAGTTGTCAAAATTGACGCACGTGAGCGCTTCTTGTCCAAGCTAGCAGGAGTCGATGATCCGGAACAAAAACGTAAAATTATCGGTAACGAGTTTATCTATGTGTTCGAGGAAGAATCTTCTCAATTCGACGATTTTACTTTCCTGGCACAAGGTACGCTGTATACGGATATTGTAGAGAGCGGAACTGCAACGGCACAGACCATTAAATCCCATCATAATGTGGGTGGTTTGCCGGAGAACATGAAGTTCAAGCTGATCGAGCCGTTGAATGCCCTGTTCAAGGACGAAGTGCGTAAAGTCGGCGAAGAATGTGGACTGCCAGCTGAGATTGTATGGCGTCAACCATTCCCAGGTCCGGGTCTTGCCATTCGTGTACTGGGCGAAGTGACAGAGGACAAGCTAACCATTGTTCGTGAGTCGGATTACATTTTGCGTGAGGAGATTGCTAAAGCCGGTCTGGACCGGGAAATCTGGCAATACTTCACCGCTTTGCCGAATATGAAGAGTGTTGGCGTTATGGGCGATGCTCGTACGTATTCTTACACCGTAGGTATTCGTGCAGTAACCTCCATCGACGGTATGACTGCTGACTGGGCGCGTATCCCTTGGGATGTGCTGGAGAAAATCTCCGTTCGTATCGTAAACGAAGTGGATAACGTGAATCGTATCGTGTACGATATTACTTCCAAACCACCAGCTACGATTGAGTGGGAATAAGCGTGGAGACTTCCGCGCCGTAACCATGAATCCTTTAAGATTTACCAATACAACATCAGGACTCCTCCGTATCGGCGAAGTATCGCTATGCGGTTGGAGTCTTTTTTACGGGGGCAAGCAAGGACGGGATATGAAGTCATTTGTTGTTGCAAAACGGAATATGAAGTTGAAAAAAGGAGATATTATTCAATGGTAATGTATCTCCTTTTTTATATGGTTTTATTAGATTCAAGCTATAAATAGTTTAAATCAAGTATGAAATTAAACGTTCACCTCTTTTTCATGTCATGCTCTAATGGTGTCATGTTTTGATACTAATATATTTTATAATGTACCTAGATTAAAGTGTTACATATCTCGTTTCATTAAACGTTGTTCTAAGGAGAATAAAGAGATGGAAAAATTATTTCTATCGTCCTCATTTAAGGATGTTGCACCATGCTTAGTCCATTTCGCTGGTGAAAACTTAGAAGGAAAAAAAGTCACCTTCATCCCAACCGCGAGTATTCCAGAGAAAGTTAAGTTTTATGTGAATTCAGGGAAAAAAGCATTAGAGAATTTAGGATTAGTCGTGGATGAAATCGAAATCAGCACAGCACCATTGAATGAAATAGAGAGTAAAATTAGAGAAAATGACTATATTTATATTACCGGAGGCAACACATTTTATTTACTTCAAGAGTTAAAAAGAACCGGGGCTGACAAAATCATTGCTGATGAAGTTAATGCAGGGAAGTTATACATAGGTGAATCGGCAGGTTCGATGATTTTATCACCGAATATCGAATATGCCCGACTTATGGACAATGTGCAGGAAGCGCCTGCTTTGGATTCCTTTGTTGCGCTCGGGATCATTGAATTCTACCCAGTCCCCCACCATACGAACATCCCGTTTAAAAAAGCGGTGGAGAGCATCATTGAGGAATATGACAGCCAATTAAATTTATATCCAATCAGCAACGCGGAAGTTATTTTGGTTGAAGGTGATAGGATAAAAGTCGAGAATGCATGACTTCATTAAAAAAAGGTAATTTTTCTAGAGGAAGGTCCACTGCATTACCACCATCGAGTGGAGTAGGATTTTAACTGATTACAATATAAAGAACATTCAATTCCACATCATCGTGGTACTGAATGTTCTTTTTTATAATTCTACCTTACCATACAATCTTTTTCCCGGTTGCAGCCGATTCCTCGATGCGATCCAGTAGCTGATGCAGCTTTAAGGCATGGTTGAAATCAGGAGCGAGACGGGTGCCCGTCAAAATATCCTCGGCAAATACATGATGAGCCTTGGCTACATTCAGGGTTACCCCTTGTTTTGGAAAATCCAGTCCGCCATCAGGCTCAGCAGTTACACTTATTTGTTCAAACGCCCCATTAGGACCATGACTCTGCGTACTGCTTGGATCGTACGCAAGTTTTTCGAGCGTCAGATTCCCAAATTGAACATGCCCAAGCGAAGGATTCTGTGTCAATCGCAAAATACCCTTTTTCCCCTGAATCTCTATCTCAAACTTAGAATTCACTCCGCCCTGAATGTGAACGGATATCGGCGCCCCCTTGTCCAATAGTCCGTGAATCAGAATCTGATCGGCTGTATCCTTGGAAATGACTTCACCCGTTTCCTGAATAGTGGCTTCGTTATAGCGAGATGATGTGATGGCCGATAGCTCGCGGAATTCGCCAACGATGTATTGCAGCGCATCCAGAGAATGCCCGCCGTTAATCGTCAGCAGATTAGCGCCATTGGCTCTGTTCAGCAAATAAGCAGTGTCCTGATTTACTTGTCCACCTTTGCCGGAAGTAGCTACTTGCATATGACAGGATAGAATTTCACCAATCTCTCCGCTCTCCACCAATTTTTTCATCGTTTGCACTTCAAGATCCTGCCGTGCCTGCAAGCCGACGGTATGATGAATGCCTGCCAGTGCCGCCGCCTTGACCATTTCAGCAGCTTCCGCAGTGTTTGCCCCCAAGGGCCATTCACAAAAAATATGCTTTCTCTCTTGAATTGCCGCCATCACCGCCTCATAATGATGGGGAACTTTTACGCTCACCACGACCATGTCCACATCCTCGGAAGCTGCGAGCTTTTTGGCATCATCAAAAGCCAGTGCCGCCCCTACTCCTTCTGCACTTTGTCGTGCACTCTCCATACGGGAGGTACCGACGGCAGTGATATCCAGGTTTGAGTGCTTGAGCAACGCCGGAATATGCGTTTGACTAGCCCATTTATTATTCATCGAACCTCCTACGATACCTGCACGAATCTTCTTTATTACCATGTTGCCATACCTCCTAATTTTTAAATGAGGGTGGAAAGTAGCGTCCAAGGTCAATATAATACACTTAACTCATAAATAATAATGCTTGTTTATGATATAGGTATCATTTTATTTGATGGGAGGTGAAGGGATGGATATTGAAAATATGCAGGCATTTGTTTCGGTGGCGGAGCTGAGAAGCCTGACAGAAGCTGCCCAAAAGCTGAATCATCTGCAATCGAATATGACGGCTAAAATAAAGAAGCTGGAGGCCCATTACGGCACAGCGTTATTTTACCGAAAGCCCCGGGGTATGGAGCTGACACCTGCAGGAGAAATCTTATATGCTCAGTTCAAGCAAATGTTGTTGCTGTGGCAAGACACGGAGATGAAAATGAGACCGCAGGAGGAAAAGCTGCGCATCGGTACCATGCAGTCCATCGTGGCGGGCGAAACAACGAGGGCGCTCACGAAGGTATATGAGCTGTATCCGCAGGCTTCGGTTACATTAAAAACCGGAACCACCACGGAAATGGAGCGATTGATCCTTGACGGCGAACTCGATATTGCTTTTGTTACAGGGTATCCCGCTAACCCGTATATTCATTATCAAAAATTATGCCGTGAAGAACTGGTACTGGTGGGGAAAGGCATACATGAAGGCTCGGATCTTAAACAGGTACTCCAAGGAGCGTCTATTATCATATTGTCGGATGGCTGCCTGTACCTCACGTATTTAGAGAAGATGTATCAGGACATGCAATTGACCCATGGCGAGGTTGTGGAGGTTGGTGTGTTTGAAACGATGGTACAATTTTCCTTGATGGGAATGGGAATCACCCTCATGTCCAAAAGGCTGGCGCGGCAATTCAAAGTAACATCCTATTTGCCCGCTCCCCCAACCTTTGGCTACATGGATACATATTTAATAACCCGGCCAAATCACGAAATGACAGCGATTGAACATAAATTTATCGAAATCAATAATACGATCTAATACAATTCAAGAATGCTCAGGCTATTTGTTTAGCTTGAGTATTCTTGAATTGTAGGATTTGTCTATATAGACTTGTCTCAGGACTTGTTTATTTTTAATGAGGGTGTATAATACTTGATATATCAATTGATAGGTCAAGTATTAGGAGGATGGTTTGTCATCGAACATTGCTCTGAAAAAAGTCAGTTGTTTTATCGCATGCATCTTTTGTGTAAAGAAATGAATAACGCTTTTGAAGCACAGTTAAAAACCAGTTTTACCAAGGTTGAAATTTTGTATCATATTGACCATCGTCAGGAACTAAGCCAGCTAGAGCTCCAACATCTGCTCGTTCTGGATGGTGCAGCAGTGACTCGACATCTACGAAGGCTGGAAGAGGAAGGTCTGATTTTACGTAGTAAAAAAGAGCAGGATAAGCGTGTGACCTATATACGTTTGACCGAATTAGGGGTTCAAGAGCTGCAAGTTTTGTCAGAGCAAAGACAAGCCTTCCAGGAAAAGCTGCTATGTAAGTTTACAGATGAGGAAATTGTGGCTTTGACAGATTTACTACAGCGTATGTCTAACAATGTGAAGAATATATAAATGTGAGGAGGAAATGAATATGAAAGCCATCGTTATAGATCAGTATGGAAGCAAGGATGAATTGAAAGAAAGAGAAGTGCCTACTCCTACACCACTGGCTCATCAGGTTGTAGTCAAAGTGGCGGCTACCTCCATCAACCCAATTGACTGGAAGTTGCGTGAAGGTTACTTAAAACAAATGATGGATTGGGAGTTCCCGATTATTTTAGGCTGGGATGTAGCCGGCACTATTTCGGAAGTAGGCAGCGAGGTCACCGATTGGAAAGTGGGAGATGAAGTGTTTGCACGCCCGGACACCACACGGTTCGGTACTTATGCCGAGTATACCTTGGTGGATGATCACCTATTGGCGCGTAAACCTGCCTCAATTTCTTGGGAGGAAGCCGCTTCTGTACCTTTGGCGGGGTTGACTGCTTGGCAGGCGCTTTTTACACATGGTCAACTGACCAAAGGGGAAAAAGTATTAATCCACGCAGGTGCAGGTGGCGTAGGTATGTTTGCTATCCAGTTTGCCAAACAAGCCGGAGCCTATGTCATTACTACAGCCAGTGAGCGTAATCATGAATTGCTTGCTTCATTGGGAGCCGACCAAATCATTGACT
The Paenibacillus peoriae DNA segment above includes these coding regions:
- a CDS encoding NADP-dependent oxidoreductase, with translation MKAIVIDQYGSKDELKEREVPTPTPLAHQVVVKVAATSINPIDWKLREGYLKQMMDWEFPIILGWDVAGTISEVGSEVTDWKVGDEVFARPDTTRFGTYAEYTLVDDHLLARKPASISWEEAASVPLAGLTAWQALFTHGQLTKGEKVLIHAGAGGVGMFAIQFAKQAGAYVITTASERNHELLASLGADQIIDYHTTRFEEVLSDVDVVFDTMGGDVQKNSFKVMKRGTGRIISIVSNFDEELVKEYNVTAKNIWLEPNGQQLQEIADLLEQKKVRSVVGATFPFSQKGLYDAHALSETHHAVGKIAITFS
- a CDS encoding MarR family winged helix-turn-helix transcriptional regulator yields the protein MIYQLIGQVLGGWFVIEHCSEKSQLFYRMHLLCKEMNNAFEAQLKTSFTKVEILYHIDHRQELSQLELQHLLVLDGAAVTRHLRRLEEEGLILRSKKEQDKRVTYIRLTELGVQELQVLSEQRQAFQEKLLCKFTDEEIVALTDLLQRMSNNVKNI
- the guaA gene encoding glutamine-hydrolyzing GMP synthase, with the protein product MNKPNEIVVVLDFGGQYNQLIARRIRDLGVYSELLPYNTPAEKLRELAPKGIVFSGGPSSVYTDNAPQVDRAIYDLGIPIFGICYGMQLMAHQLDGKVERAGKREYGKADVQFNQDARLAKGLDSRQTVWMSHGDHVTDLPTGFTLDAGTESAPIAAMSNLERNLYAVQFHPEVRHSVQGNEMISNFLYEVCGCEGNWTMESFIEDQIREIRQQVGDKKVLCALSGGVDSSVVAMLIHKAIGDQLTCMFIDHGLLRKGEAESVMETFVGKFDMKVVKIDARERFLSKLAGVDDPEQKRKIIGNEFIYVFEEESSQFDDFTFLAQGTLYTDIVESGTATAQTIKSHHNVGGLPENMKFKLIEPLNALFKDEVRKVGEECGLPAEIVWRQPFPGPGLAIRVLGEVTEDKLTIVRESDYILREEIAKAGLDREIWQYFTALPNMKSVGVMGDARTYSYTVGIRAVTSIDGMTADWARIPWDVLEKISVRIVNEVDNVNRIVYDITSKPPATIEWE
- a CDS encoding DedA family protein, with the protein product MDVLKWIAQLFEEYGYGVLFFGLLLEFIALPFPGETTMAYAGYLSYAGTLDFGKLMLLAFLGTTIGMTITYFIGKWAGLPFIQKYGKWVLLSPDKLQKTQKWFQRYGYWLIFLGYFIPGVRHFTGYFAGIIVLSFRKFVLYAYSGALFWVILFLSIGKLFGPQWDAIFHLVELYALRIAGVVGFIILLYIIYRWRSFLFSSLRKSEKSVKTSNKDDTK
- a CDS encoding Gfo/Idh/MocA family protein, producing MVIKKIRAGIVGGSMNNKWASQTHIPALLKHSNLDITAVGTSRMESARQSAEGVGAALAFDDAKKLAASEDVDMVVVSVKVPHHYEAVMAAIQERKHIFCEWPLGANTAEAAEMVKAAALAGIHHTVGLQARQDLEVQTMKKLVESGEIGEILSCHMQVATSGKGGQVNQDTAYLLNRANGANLLTINGGHSLDALQYIVGEFRELSAITSSRYNEATIQETGEVISKDTADQILIHGLLDKGAPISVHIQGGVNSKFEIEIQGKKGILRLTQNPSLGHVQFGNLTLEKLAYDPSSTQSHGPNGAFEQISVTAEPDGGLDFPKQGVTLNVAKAHHVFAEDILTGTRLAPDFNHALKLHQLLDRIEESAATGKKIVW
- a CDS encoding LysR family transcriptional regulator → MDIENMQAFVSVAELRSLTEAAQKLNHLQSNMTAKIKKLEAHYGTALFYRKPRGMELTPAGEILYAQFKQMLLLWQDTEMKMRPQEEKLRIGTMQSIVAGETTRALTKVYELYPQASVTLKTGTTTEMERLILDGELDIAFVTGYPANPYIHYQKLCREELVLVGKGIHEGSDLKQVLQGASIIILSDGCLYLTYLEKMYQDMQLTHGEVVEVGVFETMVQFSLMGMGITLMSKRLARQFKVTSYLPAPPTFGYMDTYLITRPNHEMTAIEHKFIEINNTI
- a CDS encoding peptidase E, producing MEKLFLSSSFKDVAPCLVHFAGENLEGKKVTFIPTASIPEKVKFYVNSGKKALENLGLVVDEIEISTAPLNEIESKIRENDYIYITGGNTFYLLQELKRTGADKIIADEVNAGKLYIGESAGSMILSPNIEYARLMDNVQEAPALDSFVALGIIEFYPVPHHTNIPFKKAVESIIEEYDSQLNLYPISNAEVILVEGDRIKVENA